A section of the Canis lupus baileyi chromosome 5, mCanLup2.hap1, whole genome shotgun sequence genome encodes:
- the GAPT gene encoding protein GAPT encodes MADRSTISFLSCLLCHYLPLISASLCDSLKESGVESIKVPPDTVQLSINGCNVEKIAYNEKDLPRLSVLNLSSNCIRTLPDNVLLPLKNKCLKELPRLLLNYTLQGITLVCACEFIEGSAIRLNNTACVEMLKSCGNTSVTTSIGICLLFLLLICGIGCIWRWKHRDLVQFTLPRFLQRRSSRKKNYTKTLSSPLAVSSRHKISVQTQDYKSGRGTNSHDNYENVESGAPKAKEETNNELYENTRPTSFEEHIYGNEMLFQYCNFQKPSTPEVPQDEDIYILPDS; translated from the coding sequence ATGGCAGATCGTTCAACCATCTCTTTCTTGAGTTGTCTGCTCTGCCATTATCTTCCACTCATTTCTGCTTCATTGTGTGATTCACTGAAAGAAAGTGGAGTAGAATCAATTAAAGTCCCCCCTGACACGGTGCAATTATCCATTAACGGTTGTAATGTGGAAAAGATCGCATACAATGAGAAGGATCTTCCAAGGCTAAGTGTACTCAATCTCTCCTCTAATTGTATCAGGACTTTGCCAGATAATGTTCTTTTAcctctgaaaaataaatgcctaaaagagcttccaagattaCTTTTAAACTATACCCTGCAAGGAATTACATTGGTCTGCGCCTGTGAATTCATTGAGGGCTCTGCCATACGGCTGAACAACACTGCCTGTGTAGAAATGTTGAAAAGCTGTGGAAACACATCAGTGACCACTTCTATAGGAAtttgccttcttttccttttgttgatttGTGGAATTGGGTGTATTTGGCGCTGGAAGCACCGTGACCTGGTGCAATTTACCTTACCAAGGTTCTTGcaaaggaggagcagcaggaaaaaaaactatactAAAACACTCTCAAGTCCCCTTGCTGTCAGCTCAAGACATAAAATCTCAGTTCAGACCCAAGACTACAAATCTGGGAGAGGGACTAACTCACATGACAACTATGAGAATGTGGAAAGTGGTGCTCCCAAAGCTAAGGAAGAAACCAATAACGAACTATATGAGAACACTCGGCCGACCAGTTTCGAGGAGCACATCTATGGAAATGAGATGCTGTTTCAATATTGTAACTTCCAGAAGCCTAGTACTCCCGAAGTCCCTCAAGATGAAGACATATATATTCTTCCAGATTCATAA